A DNA window from Rossellomorea marisflavi contains the following coding sequences:
- a CDS encoding DEAD/DEAH box helicase, with the protein MLKLSSVKINVEPSEYGDRFVLTAQNENGEWIHPAEWKGQLFLWHEESYYGTLIEEDGMSVSAGHWDFLTLLAGEQFSSLVSWDWNDSGQAYLSVAPVLLGAIEAGKWLPRFDEWQEQGLQFHVPDEVWDNFNSEFWDETLPDGRTVKELTDTWFQTSLQDAMNAGGSGAMKRIRKLKESTLTPEELAAYFDEQRWSEWVSGEEQDLPFTIGLRITEPLDEEDTWELETILRDKKRTSRVISLVEDTVPAAWKPHLKEVSAEQERWGNMLPILRDEDGKLRTSLGEHDAWDFLSILSEKLIDLNIEILLPSWWEAMKDAQVLVKAKLKNTDTTYRPSFVGLNAMLDFDWRLSMNGVNLSEEDFNQLVEDQRRLVKIRGQWMKLDPAMIRRIQQMMTKAKEEGISIQDMLEQELVPNDGEGGMTEEGEDEDGTKYARIQLELNRSMKKMIHQLTNVSTIPITPAPDDFIGDLRPYQELGMSWMLFLRKFGFGACLADDMGLGKTVQLITYLLHVKEHEKTDSPALIIAPTSVLGNWQRELEKFAPSLNVRLHYGQIRAKGEEFQKALEGVDVLLTSYGLSHLDFEELSEVTWSSISLDEAQNIKNSNTKQSRAIRKLKGNHHIALTGTPMENRLSELWAIFDFLNQGYLGGFTYYQKHYIAPIEKDEDEERVKALQAKIKPFLLRRTKKDPEVELNLPEKLEQKEYCALTAEQAALYEQLVKDTLAKVETLSGFERKGLILQMLNQLKQLCNHPALYLKEPDPKSILSRSEKMQKLRSIVETALDSGEACLIFTQYISMGEMIQDMMKQEFDVDVPFLNGSMAKAKRDELVDRFQNGEFPVFLLSLKAGGTGLNLTAANHVVHYDRWWNPAVENQATDRAYRIGQNRFVHVHKLVASGTLEEKIDAMLTKKQALNDEIIRSDQWVTELSDQDLQSLLVLD; encoded by the coding sequence ATGCTTAAATTGTCTTCAGTCAAGATCAATGTCGAACCATCTGAATATGGCGACCGTTTTGTGCTGACCGCACAGAATGAGAACGGGGAGTGGATCCACCCTGCCGAATGGAAGGGCCAGCTTTTCCTTTGGCATGAAGAGAGCTACTACGGCACCCTCATCGAAGAAGATGGGATGAGTGTATCTGCAGGACACTGGGATTTCCTCACCTTATTGGCAGGTGAACAATTCAGCTCCCTTGTGAGCTGGGATTGGAACGATTCCGGGCAAGCCTATCTTTCCGTCGCACCGGTCCTTCTCGGAGCAATCGAAGCGGGAAAATGGCTACCACGTTTCGATGAATGGCAGGAACAAGGGCTCCAGTTCCACGTTCCCGATGAAGTGTGGGATAATTTCAACAGCGAATTCTGGGACGAAACCCTCCCGGATGGCCGGACTGTCAAGGAACTGACGGATACGTGGTTCCAAACCTCCCTCCAGGACGCCATGAACGCCGGAGGGTCTGGCGCCATGAAGCGGATCAGGAAGCTGAAGGAAAGCACCCTGACGCCTGAAGAGCTTGCCGCTTACTTTGACGAGCAGCGCTGGAGCGAGTGGGTCAGCGGCGAAGAACAGGACCTCCCCTTTACCATTGGCCTGCGCATCACAGAGCCGCTCGATGAGGAAGATACGTGGGAGCTTGAAACGATCCTCCGGGACAAAAAACGGACCAGCCGCGTGATCTCCCTGGTGGAGGATACGGTACCCGCTGCTTGGAAGCCTCATCTGAAGGAAGTCAGCGCCGAACAGGAGCGTTGGGGGAATATGCTCCCGATCCTGAGAGATGAAGACGGGAAGCTACGCACGAGCCTCGGCGAACACGATGCATGGGACTTCCTCTCGATCCTCAGCGAGAAGCTCATCGACCTGAATATCGAGATCCTCCTTCCATCCTGGTGGGAAGCGATGAAGGATGCACAGGTGCTCGTGAAGGCAAAATTGAAGAATACAGATACGACGTATCGCCCTTCCTTTGTGGGCCTGAATGCCATGCTCGATTTCGACTGGCGTCTGTCCATGAACGGCGTCAATCTGTCTGAAGAGGACTTCAACCAGCTCGTCGAAGACCAGCGCCGCCTCGTCAAGATCCGCGGACAGTGGATGAAGCTTGATCCCGCCATGATCCGGCGTATCCAGCAGATGATGACCAAGGCGAAGGAAGAAGGAATCTCAATCCAGGATATGCTCGAGCAGGAGCTTGTCCCGAATGACGGGGAAGGCGGCATGACCGAGGAAGGTGAAGATGAGGACGGGACGAAATATGCCCGCATCCAGCTTGAACTGAACCGTTCCATGAAGAAGATGATTCATCAGCTGACGAACGTATCCACCATCCCGATCACACCTGCGCCTGATGACTTCATCGGTGATCTCCGGCCGTATCAGGAGCTCGGGATGAGCTGGATGCTCTTCCTGAGGAAGTTCGGGTTCGGCGCCTGTCTTGCCGATGATATGGGACTCGGGAAGACGGTTCAGCTCATCACCTATCTCCTTCATGTGAAGGAGCATGAAAAGACCGATTCACCTGCCCTGATCATCGCGCCTACATCGGTCCTCGGGAACTGGCAGCGTGAACTGGAGAAATTCGCCCCATCCTTGAATGTAAGACTCCATTACGGTCAGATCCGGGCGAAAGGGGAAGAGTTCCAAAAAGCCCTTGAAGGAGTCGACGTACTCCTCACGTCGTACGGCCTGTCCCATCTGGATTTCGAGGAGCTGTCAGAGGTGACCTGGAGCTCCATCTCACTGGATGAAGCCCAGAACATCAAGAACTCCAATACGAAACAGTCCCGTGCGATCCGGAAGCTTAAAGGGAATCATCATATTGCCCTGACCGGGACTCCGATGGAGAATCGCTTATCCGAGCTGTGGGCGATCTTCGATTTCCTCAATCAAGGGTATCTTGGTGGATTCACCTATTATCAGAAGCACTATATCGCCCCGATTGAGAAGGACGAAGATGAAGAGAGGGTCAAGGCTTTACAGGCCAAGATCAAGCCGTTCCTCCTGAGACGTACGAAGAAGGATCCAGAGGTGGAACTCAATCTTCCTGAAAAGCTCGAGCAGAAGGAATACTGCGCCCTCACGGCTGAACAGGCGGCGCTGTATGAGCAACTCGTCAAGGACACCCTGGCCAAGGTGGAAACCCTGAGCGGATTCGAGCGCAAAGGGTTGATCCTGCAGATGCTCAATCAACTCAAACAGCTGTGCAACCACCCTGCCCTCTACCTAAAGGAGCCGGATCCCAAATCGATCCTGAGCCGCTCGGAGAAGATGCAGAAGCTGAGGAGCATCGTGGAGACGGCACTCGATTCAGGGGAAGCATGCCTCATCTTCACCCAGTATATTTCCATGGGAGAAATGATACAGGACATGATGAAACAAGAATTTGATGTCGACGTCCCTTTCCTTAATGGCAGCATGGCAAAAGCCAAACGGGACGAACTCGTCGACCGCTTCCAGAACGGGGAGTTCCCCGTCTTCCTTCTATCGTTGAAAGCAGGAGGCACCGGGTTGAACCTGACCGCCGCCAACCATGTGGTCCACTATGACCGCTGGTGGAACCCGGCAGTCGAAAATCAGGCGACGGACAGGGCCTACCGGATCGGACAAAATCGATTCGTCCACGTCCACAAGCTCGTCGCTTCCGGTACACTTGAAGAAAAGATCGATGCCATGCTTACGAAAAAGCAGGCGCTCAACGATGAAATCATCCGCAGCGACCAGTGGGTCACGGAGCTATCCGACCAGGATCTCCAATCCCTGCTCGTATTGGACTAA
- a CDS encoding single-stranded DNA-binding protein — protein MINQVTLVGRLTKDPESRKTLEGKSVLNVTVAVNRQFKNQQGQIDTDFVLCTLWNRAADNTEKYCRKGSVIGVTGRIQTRSYENETGKRTYVTEVVAENVRFLDSKPPEETRKEAIEIPF, from the coding sequence GTGATCAATCAAGTGACGCTTGTTGGCAGGCTGACCAAGGACCCCGAGTCCAGGAAGACCCTTGAAGGGAAATCGGTCCTCAATGTGACCGTGGCCGTGAACCGACAATTCAAGAATCAGCAGGGGCAGATCGATACGGATTTTGTCCTCTGCACGCTATGGAACCGGGCGGCGGATAATACGGAGAAATACTGCCGGAAGGGGTCGGTTATCGGAGTGACAGGAAGGATCCAGACGAGATCCTACGAAAATGAAACGGGAAAGCGCACATATGTAACGGAAGTGGTAGCCGAGAACGTCCGTTTCCTCGACAGCAAGCCTCCCGAAGAAACAAGGAAGGAAGCGATCGAAATCCCATTTTGA
- a CDS encoding YwpF-like family protein, translating to MKTFKVVSLQVVQNEELMDFDIVDGLIINKEDGKKTWLVETLLTKDHIEFFQEAQQKSEELEIQVVISHKENDPAAFMTSIRCIKELGGNISIMFEGKLKKQKNEYAELLLDDLIQKGMSGEELLRAFRDKMVEKPRIPASSKAGTS from the coding sequence ATGAAAACATTCAAGGTGGTTTCGCTGCAGGTAGTGCAAAACGAAGAACTCATGGATTTTGATATCGTCGATGGCCTGATCATCAATAAAGAAGATGGAAAGAAAACGTGGCTCGTAGAAACCCTCCTGACCAAAGATCATATTGAATTCTTCCAAGAGGCCCAGCAAAAAAGCGAGGAGCTTGAGATCCAGGTCGTCATCTCCCATAAAGAAAATGATCCTGCCGCCTTCATGACATCGATCAGATGCATCAAAGAGCTCGGCGGGAACATCAGCATCATGTTTGAAGGAAAGCTGAAAAAGCAGAAGAATGAATACGCCGAACTCCTGTTGGACGATTTGATTCAAAAAGGGATGTCAGGCGAAGAGCTCCTGCGTGCATTCAGGGATAAAATGGTGGAAAAACCGCGGATTCCTGCCAGCTCAAAGGCCGGTACCTCATAA
- a CDS encoding helix-turn-helix domain-containing protein: MIGERVRKYRTEKKMSMTELADRAGVAKSYLSSIERNLQQNPSVQFLEKVSAALGISMDALLHDAPEETPLDYEWMKITEEAMDSGITKEQFREFIEFNKWKLGQK; encoded by the coding sequence TTGATCGGAGAACGAGTAAGGAAATATCGCACGGAAAAAAAGATGTCCATGACGGAACTGGCTGATCGGGCAGGCGTCGCCAAGTCCTATCTAAGCTCCATTGAGCGAAACCTTCAACAGAATCCCTCGGTACAGTTCCTGGAAAAAGTGTCGGCGGCACTTGGAATTTCCATGGATGCCCTTCTCCATGATGCACCAGAAGAAACACCACTGGACTATGAATGGATGAAAATCACCGAAGAAGCCATGGATTCCGGTATTACGAAAGAACAATTCCGGGAATTCATCGAGTTCAATAAATGGAAGCTTGGACAAAAATAA
- a CDS encoding anti-repressor SinI family protein, protein MVNRELDQEWVELMKEAKTAGITLREVKEFLEAPQTERSHKQYQSIG, encoded by the coding sequence ATGGTTAATCGAGAATTGGATCAAGAATGGGTAGAGTTGATGAAAGAGGCAAAAACAGCAGGGATTACGCTGAGGGAGGTCAAGGAATTTCTTGAAGCACCACAGACAGAGCGTTCACATAAACAATATCAAAGCATTGGGTGA
- a CDS encoding LPXTG cell wall anchor domain-containing protein translates to MMKHRLLSFILFPLLFGFFHLSTAHGEGPGISIEPGGPYLFNIENAKPGDWVERSLTVRNNGDEDITYTLAVVNLSETDVLYNELDLTMLRGKTTLFDGKLKDASSFKARELAQGSADELIFIVKMPYELGNEFQGTAARFEIQVQASSFLSPDTGLKDVEGTNGGTAVSTGGGPSPTGFLPNTGTDLYRWLLIGGLLMATGIIILACNVLMKRKSESTG, encoded by the coding sequence ATGATGAAGCATCGGCTGCTCTCTTTTATTCTCTTTCCCCTTTTGTTCGGGTTCTTCCATCTATCGACTGCCCATGGGGAAGGACCGGGAATTTCAATTGAACCAGGTGGCCCTTATCTGTTCAATATCGAAAACGCAAAACCAGGCGACTGGGTAGAACGTTCGCTTACCGTCCGAAATAATGGGGATGAAGATATCACCTACACGCTTGCTGTGGTTAATCTATCGGAGACGGATGTTCTATACAACGAATTGGATTTGACGATGCTACGTGGCAAAACGACTCTGTTCGATGGGAAATTGAAGGATGCCTCATCCTTCAAAGCAAGGGAGCTGGCGCAGGGCTCAGCGGATGAACTGATCTTCATTGTTAAAATGCCCTATGAGCTGGGCAACGAGTTCCAAGGAACCGCGGCACGATTTGAGATCCAGGTGCAGGCCTCCTCATTCTTATCTCCTGACACGGGTCTGAAGGATGTTGAAGGGACGAACGGTGGAACGGCGGTCTCTACGGGAGGCGGACCCTCACCGACAGGTTTCCTGCCGAACACCGGAACGGATCTTTACCGATGGCTGTTGATCGGGGGTCTGCTTATGGCGACGGGAATCATCATCCTGGCGTGTAATGTTCTGATGAAACGAAAATCTGAGAGTACGGGGTGA
- a CDS encoding class D sortase, producing MNKWISLVGILLICTGLVYVGASLFGIQHQKHVQGESMAAAQKAVSAGASGPSGDRQNGEAIGILRIPALDREVPIVTGADEDDLEKGVGHVPSTALPGEGERIFLAGHRDTVFTQMGELKPGDVLEIHMAEGTFTYEMTDSLIVDQDDLSVMDPAGEEVLTLSTCYPFEYLSSTDQRYIIHARPVH from the coding sequence ATGAATAAATGGATTTCGCTCGTTGGAATTCTACTGATTTGTACTGGCCTTGTGTATGTGGGGGCGTCCCTCTTCGGCATCCAGCATCAGAAGCACGTTCAGGGTGAATCAATGGCTGCCGCCCAAAAGGCGGTCAGTGCGGGGGCGAGTGGTCCCTCCGGAGATCGGCAGAACGGGGAGGCTATCGGAATCCTGCGCATTCCCGCTCTTGACAGGGAGGTACCCATCGTGACGGGGGCTGATGAGGATGATTTGGAAAAAGGGGTGGGCCATGTCCCCTCCACTGCCCTCCCAGGGGAAGGTGAGCGGATTTTCCTTGCTGGACACCGTGACACGGTATTCACGCAGATGGGTGAGCTGAAGCCTGGAGACGTACTGGAGATCCACATGGCTGAGGGGACCTTCACCTATGAGATGACAGACAGCTTGATCGTTGATCAGGATGATCTGTCGGTGATGGATCCTGCGGGGGAAGAGGTGTTGACGCTATCGACCTGTTATCCCTTCGAGTACCTCTCCAGTACCGATCAGCGCTACATCATCCATGCGCGCCCCGTCCATTGA
- the fabZ gene encoding 3-hydroxyacyl-ACP dehydratase FabZ — MLDINEIKDIIPHRYPFLLVDRILEVEEGKSAIGIKNVTANEEFFNGHFPDYPVMPGVLIVEALAQVGAVAMLKKEENRGRLAFFTGIDKCRFKRQVKPGDQLRLEVEMVRFKGAIGKGKGVATVDGEVACELEMMFALGEKSE; from the coding sequence ATGTTAGATATCAATGAAATCAAAGACATCATCCCGCATCGCTATCCTTTTCTTCTTGTAGATCGCATCCTCGAAGTAGAAGAAGGGAAAAGCGCTATCGGCATCAAAAACGTCACGGCCAATGAAGAATTCTTCAACGGTCACTTCCCGGACTACCCGGTCATGCCCGGTGTCCTCATCGTCGAGGCCCTTGCCCAGGTTGGAGCCGTTGCCATGCTGAAGAAGGAAGAGAACAGAGGAAGATTGGCCTTCTTTACTGGAATTGACAAATGCCGCTTCAAGCGTCAGGTGAAACCAGGGGACCAGCTCAGACTTGAAGTCGAAATGGTCCGCTTCAAAGGAGCCATCGGAAAAGGGAAGGGCGTTGCCACCGTTGACGGGGAAGTAGCCTGCGAGCTTGAAATGATGTTTGCCCTTGGAGAAAAAAGCGAATAA
- a CDS encoding DNA-directed RNA polymerase subunit beta, whose amino-acid sequence MSEKELLQEQPTEETKTAEEQAAPRWVRVRLFPIWLRVLLFLVLFAGFLALGAVFGYAVIGDGKASDVFKAETWQHIADIVKKAK is encoded by the coding sequence ATGAGCGAAAAAGAACTGTTGCAAGAGCAACCAACTGAAGAAACGAAGACAGCCGAGGAACAGGCTGCACCCAGATGGGTACGGGTACGCCTTTTCCCGATCTGGCTCCGCGTCCTTTTATTCCTCGTACTGTTCGCCGGGTTTCTTGCCCTTGGAGCCGTTTTTGGATATGCCGTCATCGGTGACGGAAAAGCCTCTGATGTGTTCAAAGCCGAAACATGGCAGCATATTGCAGACATCGTGAAAAAAGCAAAATAA
- a CDS encoding flagellar hook-basal body protein, giving the protein MNRMMVTATNTLGQLQKQMDLIGNNLSNADTTGYKKREATFSDLLVQQVNNQRVDRFESGRLTPLGVREGSGARLSKTALNLTQGTLKATGRSLDFALKDERQFFKVDDGTDVRYTRDGAFYSTPMDNGRSMLVNASGFPILDENDDPITFSSEASTFELGDNGVLSITGPEGTENVDLGIVTIARPQFLEQLGGNLIGLRNDVGVNRNEVLTNLTGAGRTGISISQESLEASNVDMGKEMTDLLNVQRSYQFQTRSITMADQMMGLVNGIR; this is encoded by the coding sequence ATGAACCGGATGATGGTGACAGCCACAAACACTCTCGGTCAGCTTCAAAAGCAAATGGATTTGATCGGGAACAACCTATCGAATGCCGACACGACGGGCTATAAGAAGAGGGAAGCGACGTTTTCCGATCTATTGGTCCAACAGGTGAACAACCAGCGTGTGGACCGTTTTGAAAGCGGCAGGCTCACTCCCCTTGGCGTCAGGGAGGGAAGCGGGGCACGGCTATCCAAAACCGCTTTGAACCTCACGCAGGGCACCTTGAAGGCCACGGGAAGGTCCCTTGACTTCGCCCTGAAGGATGAGCGCCAGTTCTTCAAAGTGGATGATGGGACCGATGTCCGCTATACACGGGACGGTGCCTTTTACTCCACGCCGATGGATAACGGCCGATCCATGCTCGTGAATGCTTCCGGATTTCCTATCCTGGATGAAAATGATGACCCCATCACATTTTCGAGTGAAGCTTCCACCTTTGAGCTTGGCGACAATGGTGTGCTGAGTATCACAGGACCAGAGGGGACCGAAAACGTAGACCTTGGCATCGTGACGATTGCCAGACCCCAGTTCCTCGAACAGCTCGGCGGCAATCTGATCGGACTCAGGAACGATGTCGGCGTGAATCGGAACGAGGTCCTGACGAATCTGACCGGCGCCGGGCGAACGGGCATTTCCATCAGCCAAGAGTCCCTGGAAGCATCGAATGTGGATATGGGTAAGGAAATGACGGACCTTCTGAATGTCCAGCGTTCCTATCAGTTCCAGACACGATCCATCACTATGGCCGATCAGATGATGGGATTGGTCAACGGTATACGCTAA
- a CDS encoding flagellar hook-basal body protein, with protein sequence MFRGFYTVASGMLSQQRKTEMLTNNISNANTPGYKADTAAMRAFPEMLMQRMDSTTVPTDNRLSLPLHRSIGSLNTGVYMQETIPTFTQGDLQETGNATDIALITGTLPDEGGAILFTVEGDGGEERYTRNGNFTVNGNGFLTTNSGHYVLDGNGERIQLDSDEFTLGENGEILVNGAQESSLGIAYTGNAQDLVKEGDGLFSSETALTPAQAGTFTMVQGQLERSNVDASRSMTDMLSSYRAFEANQKVLQAYDRSMDKAANEIGRVNG encoded by the coding sequence ATATTTCGAGGATTCTATACGGTGGCATCCGGTATGCTGTCACAGCAACGGAAAACCGAAATGCTGACCAATAATATTTCCAATGCCAACACGCCCGGCTATAAAGCGGATACGGCTGCGATGCGGGCTTTCCCAGAAATGCTCATGCAACGCATGGATTCGACGACGGTCCCGACCGACAATCGATTGTCCCTTCCTCTTCACCGGAGTATCGGGAGCTTGAATACGGGTGTCTATATGCAGGAAACCATCCCTACCTTTACTCAAGGTGACCTGCAGGAAACGGGCAATGCCACGGATATCGCCTTGATTACCGGAACCCTCCCGGATGAAGGGGGAGCCATCCTTTTCACCGTTGAAGGAGATGGCGGGGAAGAGCGATACACGAGAAATGGGAATTTCACCGTTAACGGGAACGGATTCCTCACCACGAACAGCGGGCACTATGTCCTTGATGGGAACGGAGAGCGGATCCAGCTTGATTCCGATGAGTTTACCCTCGGAGAGAATGGGGAGATCCTGGTGAACGGAGCACAGGAGTCCTCGCTGGGCATCGCCTATACGGGAAATGCCCAAGACCTGGTGAAAGAAGGGGATGGCCTCTTCTCATCGGAAACGGCTCTTACCCCTGCTCAGGCAGGCACCTTCACCATGGTCCAGGGGCAGCTCGAACGATCGAACGTCGACGCGTCTCGGAGCATGACCGATATGCTTTCTTCCTATCGGGCGTTCGAAGCGAATCAAAAGGTCCTTCAGGCCTATGATCGAAGCATGGACAAAGCCGCAAATGAAATCGGGCGTGTCAATGGGTAG
- a CDS encoding rod shape-determining protein, producing the protein MFAKDIGIDLGTANVLIHVKGKGIVLNEPSVVALDKNTNKVLAVGEEARRMVGRTPGNIVAIRPLKDGVIADFDVTEAMLKHFINKLNVKGFMSKPRILICCPTNITSVEQKAIKEAAEKSGGKKIYLEEEPKVAAIGAGMDIFNPTGNMVVDIGGGTTDVAVLSMGDIVTSQSIKMAGDKFDYEILNYIKREYKLLIGERTAEDIKIKIGTVFSENREGEMNEMDIRGRDMVSGLPRTLTVTAKEIEGALRESVSVIVQAAKNVLEKTPPELSADIIDRGVILTGGGALLHGMDTLLAEELKVPVLVAENPMDCVAVGTGLMLENIDKISRRKIG; encoded by the coding sequence ATGTTCGCGAAAGATATCGGTATCGATTTAGGTACAGCAAATGTATTGATTCATGTAAAGGGGAAGGGGATCGTCCTTAACGAACCTTCCGTCGTCGCATTGGACAAGAATACGAATAAAGTATTGGCAGTAGGGGAAGAAGCACGTCGCATGGTTGGCCGGACGCCTGGGAATATCGTCGCGATCCGCCCACTTAAGGATGGAGTCATAGCGGACTTCGATGTAACAGAAGCGATGCTGAAGCATTTCATCAATAAGCTGAACGTGAAAGGATTCATGTCGAAGCCACGCATCCTGATCTGCTGCCCGACGAACATCACGAGCGTAGAGCAAAAAGCCATCAAGGAAGCAGCTGAGAAGAGCGGCGGTAAGAAAATCTACCTTGAAGAAGAGCCGAAAGTCGCAGCCATCGGAGCAGGCATGGACATTTTCAACCCGACCGGGAATATGGTCGTGGATATTGGAGGGGGAACCACGGATGTAGCGGTCCTTTCCATGGGTGATATCGTGACAAGCCAGTCGATCAAGATGGCAGGGGATAAATTCGATTATGAAATCCTGAATTACATCAAACGCGAGTACAAGCTCCTCATCGGTGAACGTACAGCGGAAGACATCAAGATCAAGATCGGTACGGTCTTCTCCGAAAATCGCGAAGGCGAGATGAATGAGATGGACATCCGTGGACGTGACATGGTATCAGGTCTTCCACGTACCCTGACCGTGACGGCAAAAGAAATCGAAGGGGCGCTTCGTGAATCAGTATCTGTCATCGTCCAGGCAGCCAAGAACGTCCTGGAGAAGACTCCGCCAGAACTATCAGCAGATATCATCGACCGCGGTGTGATCCTGACAGGAGGAGGAGCGCTGCTTCACGGCATGGACACGCTCCTTGCTGAAGAATTGAAAGTACCGGTCCTTGTAGCGGAGAACCCAATGGACTGTGTAGCTGTCGGAACGGGTCTGATGCTTGAGAATATCGATAAAATTTCACGCCGGAAAATAGGCTGA
- the spoIIID gene encoding sporulation transcriptional regulator SpoIIID, with the protein MHDYIKERTIKIGKYIVETKKTVRVIAKEFGVSKSTVHKDLTERLPEINPELANEVKTILDYHKSIRHLRGGEATKQKYRKEELHS; encoded by the coding sequence GTGCACGATTACATCAAAGAGAGAACAATCAAGATTGGCAAGTATATCGTGGAGACAAAGAAAACCGTTCGCGTCATTGCGAAGGAGTTTGGCGTGTCCAAAAGTACGGTCCACAAAGATTTAACGGAACGGCTGCCTGAAATCAATCCGGAGCTTGCAAACGAAGTGAAGACGATACTGGATTATCATAAATCGATCCGACACCTAAGAGGGGGAGAAGCAACGAAGCAAAAATACAGGAAAGAGGAACTTCACAGCTGA
- a CDS encoding DUF4212 domain-containing protein, translating to MKKIEKLKADRYFREKNIYMGVYLVIWFIASFGVVLLAEPLSSITIGGFPFHYFMGAQGAVVTFIFLLFVNAVVSDKIDRKYGIDAKKNEALSYGKTLDH from the coding sequence ATGAAGAAGATTGAAAAGCTGAAAGCCGATCGGTATTTCAGAGAGAAAAACATCTATATGGGTGTGTATCTGGTCATTTGGTTCATAGCGTCATTCGGTGTGGTCCTGCTCGCGGAACCACTATCTTCTATTACGATAGGCGGTTTTCCTTTCCATTACTTCATGGGAGCTCAAGGAGCGGTCGTCACCTTCATCTTCCTGCTGTTCGTCAACGCAGTCGTAAGTGACAAAATCGACCGGAAGTATGGAATCGACGCGAAGAAGAACGAAGCCCTCAGCTACGGGAAGACGCTGGACCATTAA